DNA sequence from the Romboutsia ilealis genome:
TAGCAGTAACAGTTAAATGCTCTAACTCTGCCTTTAAATCTGCTATTTGCTTATCTACTGCTCCAACTACTTTATCATCATAACTATCTAATTGAGTATATAATTGCTCCTCCATCTCTATTCCTTTATTTAATACCTCATATTGTAATTTAGCCATATCTAAAACCTCCACATTAATTTATATTTATATTTTTTATTTACATTAACTCTGCTAATATCTCATCTACAGTCTTAGCCTTCTCAACTTTAACATTAACATCATTAGCTTTTTTATATTTTAATATTTGAGTAGCACATTGTATTTTCTCATAGTTTGAGCCATTGTATAATAACTCCTCTAACTCTGTAAGAGCCACAACATAAAGATTATCTAAGATTATATCCTCAGACTTCTTCTTAGCCTCTCTAAACTCCTCATCATTATTAATCCATCTATAGATAGTGCATCTACCTACTCCTATCTCCTCTGCTATAGATGTAATACTGTTACCTTTGATTAGTAACTCTAAAGCCTTAGCTTTTTTCTCATTCATATACATACCTCCTTATGTTATATACTTCCTATATTGTAAATAACTCCTCTGATACCCTTTGATAGTATCTCTCCCTATCTGTGGGAGATAGCTTTTTTATATGTTCTAATCTCTCATACCTTTTATAACACTTCTTTACAGTATGCTCCTCTATGTGAGCCTCCCATAGTCCTAATGACTTAGCCATTGATATATCAGAGGCTAATAACTGTAACTGATCCTTTGTTAGCTTTAATCTATTACCTACAGTAGCATCCATTAAAGTAGATGTTAAAATCATAGTAATAAAGCCACAGTCTACCATCATCTTATCTGTATCTGATAGATAGCTTAAATTAAGTTTCTTAGACATTTAAAACCTCCTTAATGACATTGTATATCTTAGTCTTATTCTCATCTCTCATAGGTAATCTACCTCCTAAGTAGCTGCATACATTACCTACATTAACCTCTGCTAAGTTACATATATATCTCATTGATAATCCCAACTCTTTAGCTATGTCTAAAGTAGTTTTTAAGTCATTCTCTATAATGGCTACTTTTAATTTAGCCTTTTTGTATTGTATATCTCCCATTTGCTCCTCCTCCTTTATTAGTAAATATTGTTAATTTAAAATAGAATGTTTTACCATTGATAAAAAAAAGAGATATAAAATTTATACCTCTTTACTTTGGAGATTTATTTGAACACTCTAAAATTAGAATGGAAAAAATAAATTACTCTAACTAACTTACAACATTAAAAAAAATAATAGTAATGGGATGATGCTTTAGAAGGAATAACATCACCAATCCTCTTACATAAGTATTAAATTAACAAAAA
Encoded proteins:
- a CDS encoding helix-turn-helix domain-containing protein, coding for MNEKKAKALELLIKGNSITSIAEEIGVGRCTIYRWINNDEEFREAKKKSEDIILDNLYVVALTELEELLYNGSNYEKIQCATQILKYKKANDVNVKVEKAKTVDEILAELM